A genomic window from Trueperella bialowiezensis includes:
- a CDS encoding DUF948 domain-containing protein gives MADITLGQIAGLIAAVGFLVLVYFSIQPLRKLSGVLDRLAESLRELTEHTLPAIDEAAKTVAEANVQVKKLDAITDAATRTSEDISAMTTLVTSTVGAPFLAARRGASRLRDAFSGAKDSPGHHTPPETSSSDGKVSGDQHKS, from the coding sequence ATGGCTGATATTACGCTAGGGCAAATCGCAGGGCTTATTGCCGCTGTGGGATTTCTTGTGCTCGTTTATTTTTCGATCCAGCCGCTCCGTAAGCTTTCTGGAGTGCTGGATCGGCTAGCTGAATCGTTACGCGAATTGACCGAGCATACGCTCCCAGCGATTGATGAGGCAGCAAAAACGGTCGCTGAAGCTAATGTGCAGGTGAAGAAGCTGGATGCGATCACGGATGCTGCCACCCGTACGTCGGAAGATATTTCAGCTATGACGACGCTCGTCACCTCCACAGTGGGCGCTCCATTCTTGGCTGCACGCCGAGGAGCAAGCCGCCTGCGGGATGCCTTTTCCGGGGCCAAAGACTCACCCGGTCACCACACACCTCCGGAAACCTCATCGTCTGATGGCAAAGTTTCCGGTGATCAACACAAGTCATAG
- a CDS encoding MMPL family transporter encodes MFDWLGHAIARRPKLFVVGWVILLVLGGSATVWGFGEGNLFTRMHSSESMVPGSESDTVLEKTSTESSPDSAVIVVSGVTSDAVEEEVGALRERLEAIPAVSEVVDPLAIDAEVAAAAEQAISTAVEQALEANQAELSQMPEQMRAGAIEQIEAQAREAAQAELAGADNPADAFRSGNGFVIAVNVSGEDTGATEHILAAADDFEADIQQISPDAQANVSSTTVFRDLILDLVKTDLIRGEAIGLPIALFLLVIVFGGLLAAGLPLIGALTSIAIGTGLLWALTFVTNVDTFILNIISIIGLALSIDYGLLIVSRYREEVANELDKRKLPTDGTKLPSDVGTLVDDAVATTVATAGRTVSFSALTIAFSIAGLLIMEAPMLKMIGLGGVIVTVLAVATAVTLVPALIKLAGHRLVVPSWLSRRKGFGKLVEKVGDSASDEGVFSKLAKWVHARPIPILIVVGAVLLLMAVPIRDLNMRQNFVEYVPADSDAAAAYEQMQDYPAFATPSGTIVAEVEPEQTADLVSYVGGLEGVEWVSQPEAINDGETKIDFYVTAEDQVGDEVTDVVHTIRDHDPGYPMYVGGAAALQSDFNQSVIDGAPAAAVIVVLAVLILLFLMTGSIMAPLKALLINMFSLVAGMGATVFVFENGLFGLPQTNGLETFVVAAAVAFGFGLAMDYEVFLLARIKEYWDAGEDNDTAVEKGLQRSGRIITSAAAIIIAVFIGFVFGDMLAIKQVGVALALIVAIDATLVRMLLVPSTMTLLGKWNWWAPKPLKRIYEKFKIIH; translated from the coding sequence ATGTTTGATTGGCTCGGTCATGCAATCGCACGCAGGCCAAAGCTCTTCGTGGTGGGCTGGGTAATTCTGCTTGTGCTTGGAGGAAGTGCCACCGTGTGGGGATTCGGAGAAGGGAACCTTTTCACGCGCATGCATTCTTCTGAATCGATGGTGCCCGGCTCCGAATCAGACACGGTGCTTGAGAAGACGAGCACGGAATCTTCGCCGGATTCGGCAGTGATCGTCGTGTCTGGAGTGACATCGGATGCTGTTGAGGAAGAGGTGGGCGCTCTTCGCGAACGTCTCGAAGCCATCCCGGCGGTCAGCGAGGTGGTCGATCCCCTAGCAATTGACGCCGAAGTTGCCGCGGCAGCCGAACAGGCGATCAGCACCGCCGTCGAACAAGCACTGGAAGCCAACCAGGCCGAGCTGAGTCAGATGCCCGAACAGATGCGTGCCGGAGCGATCGAGCAGATCGAAGCCCAAGCCCGCGAGGCTGCTCAGGCAGAACTGGCCGGTGCCGATAATCCTGCCGACGCGTTTCGTTCGGGCAACGGGTTCGTCATCGCTGTGAACGTGAGCGGTGAGGACACCGGAGCTACCGAGCACATTCTGGCGGCAGCTGACGACTTCGAAGCGGACATCCAACAGATCAGCCCCGATGCGCAGGCGAATGTCTCCTCGACCACCGTGTTCAGGGATCTCATTTTAGACTTGGTGAAAACCGACCTGATTCGTGGCGAAGCGATCGGCCTGCCCATTGCGCTGTTCCTCCTGGTCATCGTCTTTGGAGGTCTCCTTGCCGCGGGGCTCCCCCTCATCGGAGCGCTCACATCAATCGCTATCGGCACGGGGTTGCTGTGGGCTCTCACGTTTGTCACGAACGTTGACACGTTTATTTTGAACATCATTTCCATCATCGGGCTGGCGCTGTCGATTGACTACGGCTTGCTCATCGTCTCCCGCTACCGCGAAGAAGTGGCGAACGAACTCGACAAGCGCAAGCTCCCCACCGACGGCACTAAGCTGCCTTCCGATGTGGGAACGCTGGTTGACGACGCCGTCGCCACCACGGTTGCCACCGCCGGGCGCACCGTGTCATTCTCAGCGCTCACCATCGCCTTCTCTATTGCCGGGCTGCTCATTATGGAAGCGCCGATGCTCAAGATGATCGGACTAGGTGGCGTCATCGTCACCGTGCTAGCGGTTGCCACCGCAGTAACGCTCGTACCCGCGTTGATCAAGCTTGCCGGGCACAGGCTCGTCGTACCATCCTGGCTCTCACGAAGGAAAGGTTTCGGCAAGCTCGTGGAAAAGGTCGGCGATTCAGCCTCCGATGAAGGCGTGTTTTCTAAGCTGGCCAAGTGGGTACATGCTCGTCCGATCCCGATTCTTATCGTGGTGGGCGCGGTGCTGCTGCTTATGGCTGTGCCGATCCGGGACCTCAACATGCGGCAAAACTTCGTCGAGTACGTACCCGCAGACTCCGACGCCGCTGCGGCTTACGAGCAGATGCAAGATTATCCCGCTTTTGCGACGCCGTCGGGAACTATTGTTGCCGAGGTCGAACCCGAACAGACGGCTGATCTGGTGAGTTACGTGGGCGGCCTCGAGGGCGTTGAATGGGTGAGCCAGCCGGAAGCTATCAACGACGGCGAAACCAAGATTGATTTCTATGTCACGGCCGAGGATCAGGTGGGTGACGAGGTCACAGACGTGGTTCACACGATCCGCGATCACGATCCGGGCTATCCCATGTATGTGGGCGGTGCTGCCGCGTTGCAGTCCGACTTCAATCAATCCGTGATCGACGGCGCTCCGGCAGCTGCGGTGATCGTCGTGCTGGCAGTGCTTATCTTGCTCTTCCTCATGACGGGCTCGATCATGGCGCCGCTCAAGGCCTTGCTCATTAACATGTTTTCTCTGGTTGCAGGCATGGGAGCTACAGTATTCGTGTTCGAGAATGGCCTCTTTGGCCTACCGCAAACGAACGGCCTGGAAACGTTCGTCGTGGCCGCCGCGGTCGCCTTCGGATTCGGGCTTGCCATGGACTACGAGGTCTTCTTGCTCGCACGCATCAAAGAATACTGGGACGCCGGAGAAGACAACGACACGGCAGTCGAGAAGGGTCTGCAACGCTCCGGGCGAATCATTACGTCGGCAGCTGCGATCATCATTGCCGTCTTCATCGGCTTCGTGTTCGGCGACATGCTGGCCATCAAGCAGGTTGGCGTGGCACTCGCACTGATTGTCGCTATCGACGCCACGCTCGTTCGTATGCTGCTCGTGCCGTCAACAATGACACTGCTTGGCAAGTGGAATTGGTGGGCGCCTAAGCCGCTGAAGAGGATCTACGAAAAGTTTAAGATCATCCACTAG
- the rpsD gene encoding 30S ribosomal protein S4 — protein MANNRSRKSVRQSRALGIPLTPKAERLMQRRPYRPGEHGRARVKESDYSIRLKEKQRLRAQYGIREAQLRKIWNEARKMEGLAGENLIELLEMRLDALVLRAGFARTIAQARQVVVHRHVMVDGKIVDRPSFRVKPGQVLQIKPRSQTSPQFMVAAQGQHADVLPAVPEYLNVELTKLRAELVRRPKRAEVPITCEEQLVVEHYSR, from the coding sequence GTGGCAAATAATCGTTCCCGTAAGTCGGTGCGCCAGTCGCGCGCCCTCGGTATTCCGCTCACCCCGAAGGCAGAGCGCCTCATGCAGCGCCGCCCGTACCGTCCAGGTGAGCACGGCCGTGCCCGTGTCAAGGAATCTGATTACTCGATTCGTCTGAAGGAAAAGCAGCGGCTACGCGCCCAGTACGGCATCCGTGAGGCCCAGTTGCGCAAGATCTGGAATGAAGCGCGCAAGATGGAAGGCCTGGCAGGTGAGAACCTGATCGAGCTGCTCGAGATGCGCCTTGACGCCCTTGTTCTGCGTGCCGGGTTTGCTCGCACGATCGCTCAGGCCCGTCAGGTTGTTGTGCACCGTCACGTGATGGTTGACGGCAAGATTGTTGACCGTCCGTCCTTCCGCGTCAAGCCGGGGCAGGTTCTCCAGATCAAGCCGCGTTCGCAGACCTCCCCGCAGTTCATGGTGGCTGCGCAGGGCCAGCATGCAGACGTGCTGCCGGCTGTTCCGGAATACCTGAACGTTGAGCTGACGAAGCTGCGCGCGGAGCTTGTGCGCCGCCCGAAGCGTGCTGAAGTTCCGATCACGTGCGAAGAGCAGCTCGTGGTCGAGCACTACTCGCGTTAA
- a CDS encoding replication-associated recombination protein A: MDLFDQASVDEHGIPIDTSAPLAVRMRPRTIDEVVGQQHLLGPGQPLRRLIEPGASGAPSSVFLWGPPGIGKTTLAYLVARQGERRFVELSVVSAGVKELRAVIDEAKGHLVTYGQETVLFIDEVHRFSKTQQDALLPAVENGWVILIAATTENPSFSVISPLLSRSLLLTLHPLADSDVETLVRRALEDERGYGGKVSADDDAVAEIVRLAGNDGRRSLTILEAAVTGDTLTLDDVEAAVDVYAVRYDRDGDQHYDVISAFIKSIRGSDVDAAMHYLARMLEAGEDPRFIARRLMISAAEDIGMADPSALQTATAAAQSVALVGMPEARIILAEAVVHLATAPKSNRAYLAINKAIADVRAGKIGAVPVHLRDTSVKASKIAAEQTGKNTEYTYPFDDESGVVRQQYMPDELAGTIYYEPLDRGYEANITSRLARIRQILHGK; this comes from the coding sequence ATGGATCTATTCGATCAAGCCAGCGTCGATGAGCACGGTATTCCGATCGATACGAGTGCGCCGTTAGCTGTTCGGATGCGTCCGCGTACCATCGACGAAGTGGTCGGCCAGCAGCACCTGTTAGGGCCAGGTCAACCACTTCGCCGACTCATCGAACCGGGGGCGAGCGGTGCGCCGTCGTCGGTATTCCTGTGGGGACCGCCCGGTATTGGTAAAACCACGCTTGCTTATCTGGTAGCGCGGCAAGGTGAGCGCAGGTTCGTGGAGCTCTCCGTGGTGTCTGCTGGTGTTAAAGAACTCCGCGCGGTGATTGACGAGGCGAAGGGCCACCTCGTTACCTACGGTCAGGAAACCGTGCTTTTTATTGACGAGGTTCATCGCTTTTCAAAAACTCAGCAAGATGCCCTGCTACCCGCCGTCGAAAATGGGTGGGTGATTTTGATAGCGGCGACCACGGAAAACCCGTCGTTTTCTGTTATTTCCCCGCTGCTGTCACGATCGTTACTTCTCACGCTGCACCCGTTGGCTGATAGTGACGTCGAGACTCTCGTACGCCGGGCTCTCGAGGACGAGCGCGGCTACGGAGGTAAGGTCAGTGCCGACGACGACGCCGTCGCCGAAATCGTGCGGCTGGCCGGCAATGATGGACGCCGCTCTCTAACGATTCTTGAAGCAGCAGTGACCGGCGATACGTTGACACTCGACGACGTCGAAGCGGCTGTCGACGTCTACGCCGTACGCTATGATCGCGACGGCGATCAGCACTACGATGTCATTTCGGCGTTCATTAAATCGATCCGTGGCTCGGATGTGGACGCGGCCATGCACTACTTGGCACGCATGCTAGAAGCGGGGGAGGACCCGCGTTTTATTGCCCGCCGCCTGATGATCAGCGCGGCCGAAGACATCGGAATGGCGGATCCGTCCGCACTTCAGACGGCTACGGCAGCCGCACAGTCAGTGGCGCTCGTTGGCATGCCTGAAGCGCGCATTATCCTTGCCGAAGCGGTGGTTCACCTGGCCACCGCACCAAAATCAAACAGGGCATATCTGGCCATTAACAAGGCGATTGCGGACGTGCGAGCAGGAAAGATCGGAGCAGTGCCCGTGCACTTGCGCGACACCTCGGTCAAAGCATCCAAAATTGCTGCCGAGCAGACCGGCAAAAACACTGAGTACACGTATCCGTTCGACGACGAGTCCGGGGTGGTCCGCCAACAATACATGCCCGATGAGCTTGCGGGAACCATCTACTATGAGCCGCTAGACCGGGGATACGAGGCCAATATCACGTCCCGTTTGGCGCGCATCAGGCAGATTCTTCACGGCAAATAG